One window of Esox lucius isolate fEsoLuc1 chromosome 25, fEsoLuc1.pri, whole genome shotgun sequence genomic DNA carries:
- the LOC105020829 gene encoding C-type lectin domain family 4 member M-like, which produces MLKQSLVLKGCPPRWKRFARSCYFISTQKGTWKNSRRDCQGRGADLAVITSPEEQAFMKSLNYGAWLGLTSADAEGAWMWVDGTTLTTGYWNQGEPSNAGGTEDCVHLYLVDGSPLRAWNDAPCYRDNHWICEKPLG; this is translated from the exons atgttgaaacaaTCATTAGTTCTAAAAG GATGTCCACCAAGATGGAAGAGGTTTGCTCGCAGCTGTTACTTCATCTCCACTCAGAAGGGGACTTGGAAGAACAGCAGACGGGACTGTCAGGGTAGAGGAGCCGACCTGGCCGTCATCACCAGCCCTGAGGAGCAGGCCTTCATGAAATCCCTGAACTACGGAGCCTGGCTCGGCCTGACAAGCGCGGACGCCGAGGGGGCCTGGATGTGGGTGGACGGTACCACACTGACCACTGGGTACTGGAACCAAGGGGAACCAAGCAACGCGGGAGGAACCGAGGATTGTGTTCACTTGTACCTTGTTGATGGCAGCCCGCTGAGGGCTTGGAATGATGCGCCATGTTACCGCGACAACCACTGGATCTGTGAAAAGCCGC